From one Flavobacteriales bacterium genomic stretch:
- a CDS encoding T9SS type A sorting domain-containing protein, which yields MTRPFTLFACGLFAVGATAQAPGSFSCRTNDPAVLERLHGNDPELIQRIAQSQAQLEAWTEGFSEGARSTYTIPVVFHIIHEFGAENISDAQVFDAMRILNEDFNKQNPDWDNAVSQFLPLVANIDIEFKLARKDPNGNCTNGITRTVSALTNAGDQSMKNLIQWPRNKYLNVWVAASADGAAGYTLTPGGAALFAAADGIVMQHTYVGSIGTGSVSRSRALTHEVGHWINLEHPWGGSNTPGLASNCGTDDGVSDTPNTIGWTTCVLSGTSCSSLDNVENFMEYSYCSKMFTNGQKTRMIAALNSTTAQRNQLVTASNLTATGVNQPEVLCAAAFSSNTRVVCPGGTVNFTDESFNAVTSRNWSFSGGSPASSTDANPSVTYNTPGTYTVTLTASDGSSSQTSTQTAYITVLNQPGDQPPVQEGFEALSAFNAPEWFVTNVHGDNTWTVTSAAAYTGSKSARIVNSASMDGRVDELISRTYDMSGATQITVSYRYAFAKRATANDDVLRFWTSSNCGQTWTLRKIIRGSNTLATAPNTSASFVPSGPSQWALAEVNTISSTSHVPNFRFKFDFESDGGNNIYLDDININGQPVSVDELVAGSGLQVLPNPASGQASALLNVRSASTVSLDVIDMTGRIVRSLPAVPRASGEHRIDLPIAGLQSGAYFLRARLGNELRTTRFIIQ from the coding sequence ATGACCCGGCCTTTCACCCTGTTCGCCTGCGGATTGTTCGCCGTTGGCGCCACCGCTCAGGCGCCCGGCTCCTTCTCCTGCCGCACCAATGACCCGGCCGTCTTGGAGAGGTTGCACGGGAACGACCCGGAGCTGATCCAGCGTATCGCGCAGAGCCAAGCGCAGCTAGAGGCCTGGACCGAAGGCTTCAGCGAGGGCGCTCGCAGCACCTATACCATCCCGGTGGTCTTCCACATCATCCATGAGTTCGGAGCGGAGAACATCAGCGACGCGCAGGTCTTCGATGCCATGCGCATCCTGAATGAGGACTTCAACAAGCAGAACCCCGATTGGGACAACGCGGTGAGCCAGTTCCTGCCGCTGGTGGCCAACATCGACATCGAGTTCAAGCTAGCGCGGAAGGACCCGAACGGCAATTGCACCAACGGCATCACCCGCACCGTGAGCGCCCTCACCAACGCGGGCGACCAGAGCATGAAGAACCTGATCCAGTGGCCGCGCAACAAGTACCTGAACGTTTGGGTGGCAGCCAGTGCCGATGGCGCCGCAGGCTACACGCTCACCCCGGGCGGAGCCGCGCTCTTCGCCGCCGCTGATGGGATCGTAATGCAGCACACCTATGTGGGCAGCATCGGAACAGGCAGCGTGAGCCGTTCGCGCGCCCTGACGCACGAGGTTGGCCACTGGATCAACCTGGAGCACCCTTGGGGCGGGAGCAACACTCCCGGCCTGGCCAGCAACTGCGGCACAGACGACGGCGTGAGCGATACGCCCAACACCATCGGCTGGACCACCTGCGTGCTCTCGGGCACCTCTTGCAGCTCGCTCGACAACGTGGAGAACTTCATGGAGTACAGCTATTGCTCCAAGATGTTCACCAATGGCCAGAAAACGCGCATGATCGCGGCGCTCAACAGCACGACGGCGCAGCGCAACCAGCTGGTCACCGCCAGCAACCTCACCGCCACCGGTGTGAACCAGCCCGAAGTGCTCTGCGCTGCGGCCTTCAGCAGCAACACCCGGGTGGTGTGCCCTGGCGGCACGGTTAACTTCACCGATGAGAGCTTCAATGCCGTGACCTCGCGCAACTGGAGCTTCTCGGGCGGTTCGCCAGCCTCCTCAACAGATGCCAATCCCAGCGTGACCTACAACACGCCCGGCACCTATACCGTGACCCTCACCGCCAGCGACGGCAGCAGCTCGCAGACCAGCACGCAGACCGCCTACATCACGGTGCTGAACCAGCCTGGCGACCAGCCCCCGGTGCAGGAGGGATTCGAGGCGCTCAGCGCATTCAATGCCCCGGAGTGGTTCGTGACGAACGTGCATGGCGACAACACCTGGACCGTGACCTCGGCAGCGGCTTACACCGGCTCGAAGAGCGCGCGCATCGTGAATTCCGCCTCCATGGATGGCCGAGTGGACGAGCTGATCTCCCGCACCTATGATATGAGCGGCGCCACCCAGATCACCGTGAGCTACCGCTACGCATTCGCCAAGCGCGCCACGGCGAACGACGATGTGCTGCGCTTCTGGACAAGCAGCAATTGCGGTCAGACCTGGACCCTGCGCAAGATCATCCGCGGCAGCAATACCCTGGCCACCGCGCCCAATACCAGCGCCAGCTTCGTGCCCAGCGGCCCTTCGCAATGGGCCCTGGCCGAGGTCAATACCATCAGCAGCACCAGCCATGTGCCGAACTTCCGCTTCAAGTTCGATTTCGAGAGCGACGGCGGGAACAATATCTACCTCGATGACATCAACATCAACGGCCAGCCTGTGAGCGTGGACGAGCTGGTTGCGGGCTCCGGACTGCAGGTGCTGCCCAATCCGGCTTCGGGCCAGGCCTCAGCGCTCCTCAACGTTCGCTCAGCAAGCACGGTCTCGCTTGATGTGATCGACATGACCGGCCGTATCGTGCGCAGCCTTCCCGCGGTGCCGCGCGCATCAGGCGAACATCGGATCGACCTGCCGATCGCGGGCCTGCAATCCGGTGCTTATTTCCTGCGCGCTCGGCTGGGCAACGAGCTGCGCACCACCCGATTCATCATCCAATGA
- a CDS encoding T9SS C-terminal target domain-containing protein, whose translation MQFWKNNALNMLLLGTLAVALPACKKKEGCTDPAALNYDADAEKDCCCEYSSLRQFTVTDLGGNVMQVEGETDVDYTFSSDRKWLMKGFLYVNSGATLTVQPGTIVKGDKDSKGTLIVRRGGKLNADGTASNPIVFTSNQPVGARSYGDWGGIVLCGRAPNNQPSDPVIEGGPDASFGGSDANDNSGILRYVRIEFCGIAFQPNQEINGLTFGSVGRNTVVDYVQVSYSGDDSYEWFGGNVNAKHLIAFRGWDDDFDQDFGWQGKVQWAVSLRDPAIADQSSSNGFECDNDAAGNAASPYSQGTWSNVSVFGPQFDPGTTINSLYKRALHLRRNTQTRVFNSVFTGYPTGLYIDGNSTQANATNGDLMFRGNVLAGIATAIDAPSGQTWDAAAATAWFNTAGWSNSVLATNGELMLNDPFNLTNPNFRPTGGSPLQSGANFTWSPLTDSFFTPVSYRGAFGNEDWTAGWANWDPQNTPY comes from the coding sequence ATGCAATTCTGGAAGAACAACGCCCTGAACATGCTCCTGCTCGGCACCCTCGCCGTAGCCCTGCCGGCCTGCAAGAAGAAGGAAGGCTGCACCGACCCAGCCGCGCTGAACTACGATGCCGACGCCGAGAAGGATTGCTGCTGCGAATACTCCTCGCTGCGCCAATTCACGGTGACCGACCTCGGGGGCAACGTGATGCAGGTGGAGGGTGAGACGGATGTGGATTACACGTTCAGCAGCGACAGGAAGTGGCTGATGAAGGGCTTCCTGTACGTGAACAGCGGTGCCACGCTCACCGTGCAGCCCGGCACGATCGTGAAGGGCGACAAGGACAGCAAAGGCACCTTGATCGTGCGCCGCGGCGGCAAGCTCAATGCCGATGGCACGGCGAGCAATCCCATCGTATTCACCAGCAACCAACCCGTGGGCGCGCGCAGCTACGGCGATTGGGGCGGCATCGTGCTTTGCGGCCGCGCCCCGAACAACCAGCCGAGCGACCCGGTGATCGAGGGCGGGCCCGATGCCTCATTCGGCGGAAGCGACGCCAACGACAACAGCGGCATCCTGCGCTATGTGCGAATCGAGTTCTGCGGCATCGCATTCCAGCCCAACCAGGAGATCAACGGCCTCACCTTCGGCTCCGTTGGGCGCAACACGGTCGTTGACTACGTGCAGGTGAGCTACAGCGGCGATGACAGCTACGAGTGGTTCGGCGGGAACGTGAACGCCAAGCACCTGATCGCCTTCCGCGGATGGGACGATGACTTCGACCAGGACTTCGGCTGGCAGGGCAAGGTGCAATGGGCGGTGAGCCTTCGTGACCCGGCCATCGCCGACCAGAGCAGCAGCAATGGCTTCGAATGCGACAATGACGCTGCGGGCAACGCCGCTTCGCCATACAGCCAGGGCACCTGGAGCAACGTGAGCGTTTTCGGGCCGCAGTTCGATCCCGGCACCACCATCAATAGCCTGTACAAGCGCGCGCTGCACTTGCGCCGCAATACGCAGACCCGCGTGTTCAACAGCGTCTTCACCGGCTATCCCACCGGCCTCTACATCGATGGCAACAGCACGCAAGCCAACGCCACCAATGGGGACCTGATGTTCCGAGGCAACGTGCTTGCGGGCATTGCAACCGCCATTGATGCGCCCTCGGGCCAGACCTGGGACGCTGCCGCGGCCACGGCTTGGTTCAATACCGCAGGGTGGAGCAACTCGGTGCTGGCCACCAATGGCGAGCTGATGCTGAATGATCCTTTCAACCTCACCAACCCGAATTTCCGTCCCACCGGAGGGAGCCCGCTGCAGAGCGGCGCCAACTTCACCTGGAGCCCGCTCACCGACAGCTTCTTCACGCCGGTGAGCTATCGTGGCGCATTCGGCAACGAGGATTGGACGGCCGGCTGGGCCAACTGGGATCCGCAGAACACGCCTTACTGA
- a CDS encoding methyltransferase domain-containing protein: MNERDWDKVAETFELEIFNVPDNDAKGIIRGWVENLAAPGAEATDLGCGVGRTLPLLADRYARVYAVDVSSQCLEVAAKANGGRSNIKYVHADVSSDKNSYPATDVVLCINTWLNASLEIRESLIDRTCKGVKKGGHLLLVVPSLNSALLTAYRHLQWNLRDGMDPKEAQKAAAINSNGLEHGLVSIDNVPTKHYLREELEALLDERGFHVLDIEKIEYPWGTEFDAPPRWMKAPFPWDWFVAAKRVR; this comes from the coding sequence ATGAACGAGCGCGATTGGGACAAGGTGGCTGAGACCTTCGAGCTGGAGATCTTCAATGTGCCCGACAACGATGCCAAGGGCATCATCCGCGGATGGGTGGAGAACCTCGCTGCGCCTGGTGCAGAAGCCACCGACCTGGGCTGCGGGGTGGGGCGCACGCTCCCGCTGCTCGCTGACCGCTATGCGCGTGTCTACGCCGTTGACGTGAGCAGCCAATGCCTCGAGGTGGCGGCCAAGGCGAATGGCGGCAGGAGCAACATCAAGTACGTGCATGCCGATGTGAGCTCTGATAAGAACAGCTACCCGGCCACCGATGTGGTGCTGTGCATCAACACCTGGCTGAATGCCTCGCTTGAGATCCGCGAAAGCCTGATCGACCGCACGTGCAAAGGCGTGAAGAAGGGCGGGCACCTGCTGCTGGTGGTCCCCTCGCTGAACAGCGCGCTGCTCACGGCCTACCGGCACCTGCAGTGGAACCTGCGCGATGGCATGGACCCGAAGGAGGCGCAGAAAGCTGCGGCGATCAACAGCAACGGGCTCGAGCACGGGCTGGTGAGCATCGATAACGTGCCCACCAAGCACTACCTGCGCGAGGAGCTCGAGGCCCTGTTGGACGAACGAGGCTTCCATGTGCTTGACATCGAGAAGATCGAGTACCCGTGGGGCACGGAGTTCGATGCCCCGCCACGCTGGATGAAAGCGCCCTTCCCCTGGGATTGGTTCGTGGCGGCGAAGCGGGTGCGTTAA
- a CDS encoding aminotransferase class I/II-fold pyridoxal phosphate-dependent enzyme: MASGTAQTAALRQHYNAARLRSHTWDQLKLAAMDLDDGRCAPEEVAAILQDLFTIELYWAYPGRSAVRQLEQLLRSKDHHGLHLAVNHLVRTLSSGAFRSDHAALLDPGSGRDALLAEDDEKPRPNYFEVLFVDELDEDEEAALKQKLLQCRDKNDSFVYDAVVVRTVQDALIALLFNHNIQAVVARFGMPYAGSNHKTILREFTRAIDALEPGAPGRAHMGPYLGRICRWFRPEVDRYYVTDTPVDGLDDATLSTFRRIFYRTEDLTELHLTLLRGIQEKYEAPFFTALKEYSRRPMGVFHAMPISRGNSVFKSRWIQDFGEFYGRNLFLAETSATTGGLDSLLQPTGPLKKAQELAARAFGSQRTFFATNGTSTTNKIVVQALVEPGDIVLIDRDCHKSHHYGMVLSGAYPVYLHSYPLKKYSMYGAVPLHHIREQLFKLKRGGRLEKVKMLLLTNCTFDGVVYNVERVMEEVLAIKPDIVFLWDEAWWAFARFSYVLRQRTAMHVAQKLARKYRTPEYRAEYEAHIKSLKQGEESRLPDPDKVRIRVYATQSTHKTLTSFRQGSMIHIWDEDFVKKSEAPFHEAYMTHTSTSANYQILASMDVGRRQVEFEGFELVEKAIELGLLLRRTVREHPKLKRWFDIITIGELIPGEFRQSGLDSYYRRDQGWSEIEKAWAEDEFAVDPTKINLYTGHTGIDGDTFKNLFLMDKHQIQVNKTSRNSVLFMTNIGTTRGSLAYLTKVLLKIAEELEARNAGFEHDDKRAHLSRIRALTEETPPLPDFSSFHRSFQGQPGVPGGDLRAAYFLAYKEERCRYLSLHKALEELATGGELVSASFVIPYPPGFPVLMPGQLINKEIIDFLVAIDVKEIHGYRPELGLRVFTDAVLGRQRTVTALGGARRAG; the protein is encoded by the coding sequence ATGGCTTCCGGCACCGCACAGACCGCAGCGTTGCGCCAGCACTACAACGCGGCCCGCTTGCGCTCGCACACATGGGACCAACTGAAGCTCGCGGCCATGGACCTCGATGACGGCCGTTGCGCGCCGGAGGAGGTGGCTGCGATCCTCCAGGACCTGTTCACCATCGAGCTGTACTGGGCCTATCCCGGCCGCAGCGCGGTGCGCCAACTTGAGCAGCTGCTCCGGAGCAAGGATCATCATGGCCTTCACCTCGCGGTGAATCACCTGGTGCGCACCCTGAGCAGCGGCGCCTTCCGCAGCGATCATGCCGCCCTGCTCGATCCGGGATCGGGCCGCGATGCGCTCCTTGCGGAGGACGATGAGAAGCCGAGGCCGAACTACTTCGAGGTGCTTTTCGTGGATGAGCTGGATGAGGATGAAGAGGCCGCGCTGAAGCAGAAGCTGCTCCAGTGCCGGGACAAGAACGACTCCTTCGTGTATGATGCCGTGGTGGTGCGCACCGTGCAGGACGCGCTCATCGCACTGCTCTTCAACCACAACATCCAGGCCGTGGTGGCGCGCTTCGGCATGCCATACGCCGGCAGCAACCATAAGACCATCCTGCGCGAATTCACGCGCGCCATCGACGCCCTCGAGCCAGGTGCCCCCGGCCGCGCGCACATGGGGCCCTACCTCGGCCGTATCTGCCGGTGGTTCCGCCCCGAAGTGGACCGCTATTACGTGACCGACACGCCGGTGGATGGACTCGATGACGCGACCCTGTCCACCTTCCGCCGCATCTTCTACCGCACCGAGGATCTCACCGAGCTGCACCTCACGCTTCTGCGCGGCATCCAGGAGAAGTACGAAGCCCCCTTCTTCACAGCGCTGAAGGAATACAGCCGACGGCCCATGGGCGTGTTCCATGCCATGCCCATCAGCCGCGGCAACAGCGTGTTCAAGAGCCGATGGATCCAGGACTTCGGCGAGTTCTACGGCCGCAACCTCTTCCTCGCGGAAACCAGCGCCACCACCGGCGGCCTCGATTCGCTGCTCCAGCCCACCGGCCCCCTGAAGAAGGCGCAGGAACTGGCGGCACGCGCCTTCGGGTCGCAGCGCACCTTCTTCGCCACCAACGGCACCAGCACCACCAACAAGATCGTGGTGCAGGCGCTGGTTGAGCCCGGCGACATCGTGCTCATCGATCGCGATTGCCACAAGAGCCACCATTACGGCATGGTGCTGAGCGGCGCGTACCCGGTGTATCTGCACAGCTATCCGTTGAAGAAGTACAGCATGTACGGCGCGGTGCCGCTGCATCACATCCGGGAGCAGCTCTTCAAGCTGAAGCGCGGCGGCCGCTTGGAGAAGGTGAAGATGCTGCTGCTCACCAACTGCACCTTCGATGGCGTGGTGTACAATGTGGAGCGCGTCATGGAGGAGGTGCTCGCCATCAAGCCGGATATCGTCTTCCTCTGGGACGAGGCCTGGTGGGCATTCGCGCGCTTCAGCTACGTGCTGCGCCAGCGCACCGCCATGCACGTGGCGCAGAAGCTGGCCCGCAAGTACCGCACGCCGGAGTATCGCGCGGAATACGAGGCGCACATCAAGTCGCTGAAGCAGGGCGAGGAGTCGCGGTTGCCGGACCCCGACAAGGTGCGCATCCGCGTGTATGCCACGCAAAGCACGCACAAGACGCTCACTTCGTTCCGGCAGGGGAGCATGATCCACATCTGGGATGAGGACTTCGTGAAGAAGAGCGAGGCCCCTTTCCATGAGGCCTATATGACCCACACCAGCACCAGCGCCAACTACCAGATCCTCGCGAGCATGGACGTTGGGCGCCGGCAGGTTGAATTCGAGGGCTTCGAGCTGGTGGAGAAGGCCATTGAGCTGGGCCTGCTGCTGCGCCGCACGGTGCGCGAGCACCCGAAGCTCAAGCGTTGGTTCGACATCATCACCATCGGCGAGCTCATCCCCGGCGAGTTCCGCCAGAGCGGCTTGGACAGTTATTACCGGCGCGATCAGGGCTGGAGCGAGATCGAGAAGGCCTGGGCCGAGGATGAATTCGCGGTGGATCCCACCAAGATCAACCTTTACACCGGCCACACCGGCATCGATGGCGACACCTTCAAGAACCTGTTCCTGATGGACAAGCACCAGATCCAGGTCAACAAGACCTCGCGCAATTCGGTGCTCTTCATGACCAACATCGGCACCACGCGCGGCTCGCTGGCCTATCTCACCAAGGTGCTGCTCAAGATCGCCGAGGAACTGGAGGCGCGCAACGCAGGCTTTGAGCACGACGATAAGAGAGCGCATCTATCGAGGATTCGCGCGCTCACCGAGGAGACCCCGCCGCTGCCCGATTTCAGCAGCTTCCACCGCAGCTTCCAAGGGCAGCCCGGCGTGCCCGGCGGCGACCTGCGAGCAGCCTATTTCCTGGCCTACAAGGAGGAGCGCTGCCGGTACCTGAGCCTGCACAAGGCACTTGAAGAGCTTGCCACTGGAGGCGAATTGGTCTCCGCCTCATTCGTGATCCCTTATCCGCCAGGATTCCCCGTGCTGATGCCGGGCCAATTGATCAACAAGGAGATCATCGACTTCTTGGTCGCCATCGATGTGAAGGAGATCCATGGGTACAGGCCTGAGCTTGGCCTGCGCGTGTTCACGGATGCGGTGCTGGGCAGGCAGCGGACGGTTACGGCGCTTGGCGGCGCACGAAGGGCGGGCTGA
- a CDS encoding carboxypeptidase-like regulatory domain-containing protein, which yields MYRNLFLVLSIALSFSLLAQKGTVAGTITTNEGGKLQPMPFVNVVLKGTTTGATTDLDGRFSFQAEPGTHVLQVSFVGYESAERAITVAAGGTVRADMDLKGLAIAIEQVEVVTTRRTESEAAVVMETRKSEQVVNGVGREQISKSQDRTAGDVVKRIPGVTMVGDRFVMIRGLADRYNTVMLNDVIAPSLEPDKRAFSFDVLPSGALDRVMIYKSGAPELPGEFAGGVIKLHTVNAPDSSITRVDYGLSYRNGTTGQDFFNSQRSSTDALGYDDGLRQLPSAFPSDLRGVSAQGLQTAGRALANNWSAERSTASPDQRFSLLLARRIGKGDGRIRGGNITTLSYSDTRLSYTAKNYNYNVYDPELGRSDSIYNYSDNENIRQVRVSALSNFSLLIGNRSKVEFRNLFTQQGTDQATLRTGRNFEEQFEVKNYAFRYQQRTIYSGQLHGSHELKSDVSKIEWTAGYGSAWSKEPDFRRIRTVRDINTTDANTPFQTIIPPGATTLDAGRFFSDMDEQVKTGRLDYEHKLAGEKISVKLRVGAYAELKDRSFEARWMSFRASNLITYDQSLAYAPLDQVFAAENINPTTGFRLEEGTNPSDRYTASNKLYAAYAGGTLSVASNTTLSAGVRAEHNTQELQSRTFGGRRVLVNNPVLSILPSLNASRSITERAQIRLGYAETVNRPEFRELAPFAFYDFSFNNVLRGNDSLLVATVRNADLRYEFYPSPAEIISVGAFYKRFTNPIEMFFLPGAGSGGTRNFTFGNARSATSVGVELEARRSLSSFCSEGPLSRLGVMLNAAYIVTEVDLGSEAAGQKQQRPLMGQSPYIVNAGLYYQDRERRLQGSILYNVIGPRLFAVGTYGTPDIYEMPRNVIDLAVTKGFGKRFELKLAAQDILNQRVLLLQDSNDDGRIGRQDEQIMSFRRGAYFTVGASARF from the coding sequence ATGTACCGAAACTTGTTCCTTGTTCTTTCCATTGCCCTGTCCTTCAGCCTCCTGGCGCAGAAGGGCACCGTGGCCGGAACGATCACCACCAACGAGGGCGGCAAGCTCCAGCCCATGCCTTTCGTGAACGTCGTGCTCAAGGGCACCACCACCGGGGCCACCACGGACCTGGACGGCAGGTTCAGCTTCCAAGCGGAGCCGGGCACCCATGTGCTTCAGGTGAGCTTCGTGGGCTATGAGTCGGCGGAGCGGGCCATCACGGTGGCCGCGGGCGGCACCGTACGGGCCGATATGGACTTGAAGGGCCTTGCCATAGCCATCGAACAAGTCGAAGTGGTGACCACCAGGCGCACCGAGTCCGAGGCCGCCGTGGTGATGGAGACGCGCAAGAGCGAGCAGGTGGTGAATGGCGTGGGCCGCGAACAGATCAGCAAGAGCCAGGACCGTACCGCCGGTGACGTGGTGAAGCGCATCCCCGGCGTGACCATGGTAGGTGACCGCTTCGTGATGATCCGCGGGCTGGCCGACCGGTACAACACGGTGATGCTGAACGACGTGATCGCGCCCAGCTTGGAGCCCGATAAGCGCGCCTTCAGCTTCGATGTGCTGCCCAGCGGGGCGCTCGACCGCGTGATGATCTATAAGAGCGGCGCCCCCGAGCTGCCAGGTGAATTCGCCGGCGGGGTGATCAAGCTCCACACGGTGAACGCTCCCGATTCGAGCATCACGCGCGTTGATTACGGGCTCTCCTACCGCAATGGCACCACCGGCCAGGATTTCTTCAACAGCCAGCGCAGCAGCACCGACGCCCTCGGCTACGATGATGGCCTTCGCCAGCTCCCCAGCGCCTTCCCCAGCGACCTGCGCGGCGTGAGCGCCCAGGGCCTGCAGACCGCCGGCCGCGCGCTGGCCAACAACTGGAGCGCTGAGCGCAGCACCGCCAGCCCCGACCAGCGCTTCAGCCTGCTGCTGGCCCGCCGGATCGGAAAAGGCGATGGGCGCATCCGCGGCGGCAACATCACCACGCTGAGCTACAGCGACACGCGCCTGTCCTACACGGCGAAGAACTACAACTACAACGTGTACGACCCCGAGCTGGGCCGCAGCGACAGCATCTACAACTACAGCGACAACGAGAACATCCGCCAGGTGCGCGTGAGCGCCCTGAGCAATTTCAGCCTGCTGATCGGCAACCGCTCCAAGGTCGAGTTCCGCAACCTCTTCACGCAACAGGGCACCGACCAAGCAACCCTCCGCACCGGCCGCAACTTCGAGGAGCAGTTCGAAGTGAAGAACTATGCGTTCCGCTATCAGCAGCGCACCATCTACAGCGGCCAGCTGCATGGCAGCCATGAGCTCAAGAGCGATGTGAGCAAGATCGAATGGACCGCCGGCTACGGATCGGCGTGGAGCAAGGAGCCTGATTTCCGTCGCATACGCACCGTGCGCGACATCAATACCACTGACGCGAACACGCCGTTCCAGACCATCATCCCGCCGGGCGCCACCACCCTCGATGCCGGGCGCTTCTTCTCCGACATGGATGAGCAGGTGAAGACCGGCCGCCTCGACTATGAGCACAAGCTTGCCGGCGAGAAGATCAGCGTGAAGCTGCGCGTCGGCGCCTACGCCGAATTGAAGGACCGCTCATTCGAGGCGCGCTGGATGAGCTTCCGCGCCTCCAACCTGATCACCTACGACCAAAGCCTCGCCTATGCGCCGCTCGACCAGGTCTTCGCTGCCGAGAACATCAACCCGACCACCGGCTTCCGACTGGAAGAGGGCACGAACCCGAGCGACCGCTACACGGCCTCCAACAAGCTCTACGCTGCCTATGCCGGCGGCACCTTGAGCGTGGCCAGCAACACCACCCTCTCCGCCGGCGTGCGCGCAGAGCACAACACGCAGGAATTGCAGAGCCGCACCTTCGGCGGGCGCCGCGTGCTGGTGAACAACCCGGTGCTCAGCATCCTGCCCTCGCTCAACGCCTCGCGCAGCATCACGGAGCGCGCGCAGATCCGCTTGGGCTATGCCGAGACGGTGAACCGCCCCGAATTCCGCGAGCTCGCGCCCTTCGCCTTCTATGACTTCAGCTTCAACAACGTGCTGCGCGGCAACGACAGCCTGCTGGTGGCCACCGTGCGCAATGCCGACCTCCGGTACGAATTCTACCCCAGCCCGGCCGAGATCATCAGCGTGGGGGCCTTCTACAAGCGGTTCACCAACCCCATCGAGATGTTCTTCCTGCCCGGCGCAGGCAGCGGCGGCACGCGCAACTTCACCTTCGGCAATGCCCGCAGCGCCACCAGCGTGGGCGTGGAGCTCGAAGCGCGACGCTCACTCAGCAGCTTCTGTTCAGAAGGCCCGCTCAGCCGGCTGGGCGTGATGCTGAACGCAGCGTACATCGTCACCGAGGTGGACCTGGGCAGCGAGGCCGCCGGCCAGAAGCAGCAGCGCCCGCTCATGGGCCAGAGCCCATACATCGTGAACGCCGGCCTCTATTACCAGGACCGTGAGCGCCGATTGCAGGGCAGCATCCTCTACAATGTCATCGGCCCGCGCCTCTTCGCGGTAGGCACTTATGGCACGCCGGACATCTATGAGATGCCGCGCAATGTGATTGACCTCGCCGTGACCAAGGGCTTCGGGAAGCGCTTCGAGCTGAAACTGGCCGCGCAGGACATCCTCAACCAGCGCGTGCTCCTGCTGCAGGACAGCAACGACGATGGCCGCATCGGCCGGCAGGACGAGCAGATCATGAGCTTCCGTCGCGGCGCCTACTTCACCGTGGGCGCGAGCGCGCGCTTCTGA